One window of the Cryptomeria japonica chromosome 7, Sugi_1.0, whole genome shotgun sequence genome contains the following:
- the LOC131033965 gene encoding cysteine-rich receptor-like protein kinase 10 — translation MRFRPYFRILLLFFVIKISSVISYTWPFCNNGSTFTDGSPYSANLNQVMTGLFRSIPKSSGFDTSSSGQAPNKVYGLLQCIGTVSVKKCLECAQQSNNSFKEVCPNYKAGLILKDDCFLRYDNYSFFSQVDLNPYYSWERPDISANMDDFKATTFSLLYNLSSLAYNPSYKGLAMGSANYSTSGSVYGLVQCWRSLSIKDCKECLFQARNVLEDCCSGKGGAQTMSKSCMVRFDISQFFDTTQSAPVPTNSTPPKGEIQFEKKYSKALIITIGVAGGLILALFICLIAIIKRQGPGNFVRLETQLTHNKERCACFPESGFLLDDQQHFIISLKTLAEATQNFHEHNKLGERSFGPVYKGTTIDGKEIAVKKLSRRCSQGNTEFINEVKLMANLDNRNLVKLLGCCAEGDERLLVYKYFPSRTLDTLLFHPEKRKQLDWQKRYNVIFGIARGLLYLHQDSNLTIIHGDIKACNIMLDEELKPKIVDFGLVRLFPGDKTRIQTDGYMAPEYATHGQLSVKADVYSFGVLMLEIVSGRKIKDCNLPHETENLLDWAWRLHRGGDVLPMVESTIVESFLKEQVQRCIHVGLLCVQADATVRPDMWKVNAMISTSSVPLPNPARP, via the exons ATGAGGTTCAGGCCTTACTTTCGTATTCTTCTTTTGTTCtttgtaataaaaatttcatctgTCATATCTTACACTTGGCCATTCTGCAATAATGGCTCAACTTTCACCGACGGCAGTCCATATTCTGCTAATCTGAATCAAGTCATGACTGGTCTGTTCAGAAGTATACCTAAAAGTTCAGGATTTGATACCTCTTCCTCTGGTCAAGCGCCCAACAAGGTCTATGGCCTTCTGCAGTGTATTGGGACCGTATCAGTGAAGAAATGCTTAGAATGTGCACAACAATCAAATAATTCTTTTAAGGAGGTTTGCCCCAACTACAAAGCGGGCCTGATATTGAAGGATGACTGTTTTCTTCGGTATGACAACTACAGTTTCTTTTCACAAGTAGATCTCAATCCATATTATTCTTGGGAGCGCCCTGACATCTCAGCCAATATGGATGATTTCAAAGCCACAACCTTTAGTCTTCTCTATAATCTGTCTAGTTTAGCATACAACCCTTCGTATAAGGGATTAGCTATGGGATCAGCCAACTATTCCACATCCGGTAGTGTATACGGGCTCGTCCAATGTTGGAGAAGTTTATCCATCAAGGATTGCAAAGAATGCTTGTTTCAAGCAAGGAATGTTCTGGAGGATTGTTGTTCTGGGAAAGGAGGAGCTCAGACTATGTCAAAAAGCTGTATGGTCAGATTTGACATATCCCAATTTTTCGACACTACGCAGTCAGCACCGGTTCCAACAAATTCCACACCTCCAAAAGGCGAGATCCAATTCGAGA AGAAGTACTCAAAAGCATTAATCATAACTATAGGAGTTGCGGGAGGTCTGATTCTGGCTTTGTTTATTTGTCTAATTGCAATAATAAAAAGACAGGGACCTGGGAATTTTGTTAGGCTAGAAACTCAACTTACCCACAACAAAG AAAGGTGTGCATGTTTTCCCGAATCGGGGTTTCTGTTAGATGACCAGCAACATTTTATCATCAGCTTAAAGACATTGGCAGAAGCGACACAAAATTTTCATGAACACAACAAGCTTGGAGAGCGAAGCTTTGGACCAGTATACAAG GGAACGACTATAGACGGAAAGGAAATAGCAGTTAAAAAGTTGTCTAGAAGATGCAGCCAAGGTAATACAGAATTTATAAACGAAGTGAAGCTGATGGCCAATCTTGACAACCGAAACCTTGTGAAGCTGTTGGGATGTTGTGCTGAAGGAGATGAAAGATTGCTTGTTTACAAATATTTTCCCAGCCGGACTTTGGACACTTTACTCTTTC ATCCAGAAAAGCGTAAACAGCTAGATTGGCAAAAGCGTTATAACGTTATCTTTGGAATTGCCCGAGGCCTTCTCTACCTTCATCAAGATTCAAATCTGACAATCATTCACGGAGATATTAAAGCATGTAACATTATGCTCGACGAAGAACTCAAACCTAAAATAGTGGACTTCGGTTTAGTCAGACTTTTCCCTGGAGACAAGACAAGAATCCAAACAGA CGGTTACATGGCTCCAGAGTATGCAACGCATGGACAGCTGTCAGTTAAAGCCGATGTTTATAGCTTTGGCGTGCTAATGCTTGAGATTGTAAGTGGAAGGAAAATCAAAGATTGTAATCTTCCCCATGAAACAGAGAATCTGTTGGACTGG GCATGGAGACTACACAGAGGAGGAGATGTTTTACCAATGGTTGAGTCAACAATTGTAGAAAGTTTCCTAAAGGAACAGGTACAGCGATGCATTCATGTTGGTCTTCTATGCGTACAAGCTGATGCGACGGTTCGTCCAGATATGTGGAAGGTGAATGCGATGATATCTACCAGTTCAGTGCCATTGCCCAATCCAGCAAGGCCTTAG